In Solanum pennellii chromosome 7, SPENNV200, the following are encoded in one genomic region:
- the LOC107026549 gene encoding probable sugar phosphate/phosphate translocator At1g06470: MLESELTIEKVEQSASENFRRAPSFSGWCDDNDTIHSAELGNADTLTGHFDFELPLVNQIGIGNGSVDVDTQNNNFKPRMKGGGDLAVASTTNGKDRYVPFDVENGSRSNQTYSNVHGEGSTHLDHHGASQTKSKNVVSVADVLKTVFLVLVWYIFSTFLTLYNKTLLGDHLGRFPAPLLMNTFHFAMQAILSKGITWFWSRKFQPTVKMTWRDYFLRVVPTALSTAMDVNLSNASLVFISVTFATMCKSAAPIFLLLFAFAFRLESPSLKLLGIMLIISIGVLLTVAKETEFEFWGFIFVMLAAVMSGFRWTMTQILLQKEIYGLKNPLTLMSYVTPVMALSTAMLSLIFDPWQEFGSSSYFDSSWHITRSCLLMLFGGTLAFFMVLTEYILVSVTSAVTVTIAGVVKEAVTIVVAVFYFHDKFTWMKGVGLITIMFGVSLFNWYKYDKLQKGNPNEDEISRSSMQNEAAKYVILEELEDQDDGP, encoded by the exons ATGTTAGAGAGTGAATTGACTATAGAGAAGGTTGAACAGAGTGCAAGTGAAAACTTTCGTAGGGCGCCTTCTTTCTCAGGCTGGTGTGATGATAATGACACCATCCATTCAGCTGAACTAGGGAATGCTGATACACTCACTGGCCACTTTGACTTTGAACTGCCTCTCGTGAATCAAATCGGTATAGGAAATGGATCTGTAGACGTAGATACACAAAATAACAACTTTAAGCCGAGGATGAAGGGTGGTGGTGATTTGGCTGTTGCATCTACTACGAATGGAAAAGATAGATATGTTCCGTTTGATGTGGAGAACGGCTCTAGAAGTAATCAAACATATTCAAATGTGCACGGGGAAGGATCTACTCATCTGGACCACCACGGTGCATCACAAACAAAGTCAAAGAATGTTGTTTCCGTagctgatgtgctgaagacagTGTTCTTAGTCCTTGTATGgtacatattcagtacattcttGACATT GTATAATAAAACTCTTCTAGGGGATCATCTAGGGAGATTCCCTGCTCCTTTACTGATGAATACATTCCACTTTGCAATGCAAGCCATTTTGTCCAAAGGCATTACTTGGTTCTGGTCCCGAAAATTTCAACCCACTGTAAAGATGACTtggagagattattttttgagaG TTGTTCCCACAGCTCTCAGTACGGCAATGGATGTCAACCTCAGCAATGCATCCCTTGTTTTCATATCAGTGACATTTGCTACTATG TGCAAATCTGCAGCACCGATCTTTCTCCTACTCTTCGCTTTTGCTTTCAG gttgGAGTCTCCGAGTTTGAAGCTGCTAGGGATCATGTTGATTATTTCTATTGGGGTATTATTAACAG TTGCAAAGGAAACGGAGTTTGAATTTTGGGGGTTTATCTTTGTTATGCTAGCTGCTGTTATGTCTGGGTTCCGCTGGACTATGACTCAGATACTTCTGCAG AAAGAAATCTACG GTTTAAAAAATCCACTCACACTAATGAGCTACGTTACTCCAGTAATGGCTCTTTCAACTGCTATGCTGTCTCTGATTTTTGATCCATGGCAAGAGTTTGGAAGCAGCAGTTACTTCGATAGCTCATGGCACATAACTAGAAGTTGTTTGCTGATGCTTTTTGGTGGAACCTTGGCTTTCTTTATG gtGTTGACGGAATATATTCTCGTCTCTGTTACTAGTGCAGTAACAGTGACAATAGCAGGAGTCGTAAAGGAGGCTGTCACTATCGTG GTTGCTGTGTTTTACTTCCATGATAAGTTTACCTGGATGAAAGGGGTTGGTCTCATCACAATAATGTTTGGTGTGAGTTTGTTTAATTGGTACAA GTATGACAAATTACAGAAAGGTAATCCAAATGAAGATGAAATTTCACGATCCTCAATGCAAAATGAAGCTGCAAAGTATGTTATTCTTGAAGAATTGGAAGATCAAGATGATGGTCCTTGA
- the LOC107024620 gene encoding heat stress transcription factor A-4c-like, producing the protein MDNCNGGSSSSSPAPFLLKTYELVDDSYTNPVVSWSHNGRSFVVWNPPEFARDLLPKYFKHNNFSSFIRQLNTYGFRKVDPEQWEFANEEFLRGQRHLLKNIYRRKPIHSHSATGTGQSVAPLTDSERQEYEDEIERLKRENSLLQSSAENQEKFNVEYESGIKSMEQRLQNVAHRQGKLISLLAQLLQTPGFSSDFTQSASRKRRLLVSNYLIDEENAPKLDLEMVKKLDSSINFWERFLYGVQTQDFEHSPIVIQTSSNDSAKRNSPIDHSPSSSELRPLSPVMSSTYENLERQLKPSDNQIDHVECKTSKTSELVSNSGNDVFWQQFLTETPGCTEPQQVENKGINESTCDIRLGDNHRYWWNRGVNLENLAERMGHLSSPATGS; encoded by the exons ATGGATAATTGTAATGGAggatcaagttcttcttctcCGGCGCCTTTTTTGTTGAAAACTTATGAATTGGTTGATGATTCGTATACTAATCCAGTTGTTTCATGGAGCCATAACGGACGTAGCTTCGTTGTTTGGAATCCACCTGAATTCGCTAGAGATTTGCTTCCAAAATACTTTAAGCATAACAATTTCTCAAGTTTCATCAGACAACTTAATACTTAT GGGTTTAGAAAGGTTGATCCTGAACAATGGGAGTTTGCGAACGAGGAGTTTTTAAGAGGACAGAGACATTTGTTGAAGAATATTTATAGACGAAAGCCAATCCATAGCCACTCTGCAACAGGAACAGGGCAATCTGTAGCTCCATTGACGGATTCTGAGAGACAGGAGTATGAAGATGAAATCGAGAGGTTGAAGAGAGAAAACAGTCTTCTTCAGTCGTCTGCGGAGAATCAAGAGAAATTCAATGTGGAGTATGAAAGTGGAATTAAGTCTATGGAGCAACGTTTACAGAACGTTGCTCATAGACAGGGGAAATTGATTTCTCTTTTAGCTCAATTACTACAAACACCTGGATTTTCATCTGATTTTACACAAAGTGCGAGCAGGAAGAGACGATTGTTGGTATCAAATTACTTGATTGACGAGGAAAACGCACCAAAATTGGACTTGGAAATGGTTAAAAAGTTGGACTCTTCAATCAATTTTTGGGAGCGGTTTCTATATGGTGTTCAAACACAAGATTTTGAGCATTCCCCAATTGTTATACAGACATCATCTAATGATTCTGCCAAGCGAAACTCTCCTATCGATCATTCACCATCCTCCTCCGAGTTAAGACCTTTGAGTCCTGTCATGTCATCAACTTATGAAAATTTAGAACGTCAACTTAAGCCATCTGATAATCAGATTGATCACGTTGAGTGTAAGACCAGTAAAACATCTGAATTAGTATCAAACTCGGGTAATGATGTATTTTGGCAACAGTTCTTAACAGAGACGCCTGGTTGCACTGAGCCACaacaagttgagaacaaagggATAAACGAATCAACGTGTGATATTAGATTAGGGGATAACCATAGATATTGGTGGAATCGCGGAgttaatttagaaaatcttgCTGAAAGAATGGGACATCTTAGTAGTCCAGCAACAGGAAGCTGA
- the LOC107026101 gene encoding uncharacterized protein LOC107026101: protein MESQIVRRRVNMITAHLTAHDDISASATHLFPMSCSSSLNSAIPRRYDNRMNYARQSSSSQACFMRTNSSEQGSCTESTAAFKASDYAKKSSRAFEGPMFSRPANNCKHNGTVEEAPKFARPRFQLKERRNELESNGSEWSPKMDVAESGSMYVVSIELPGVNINDIKVEVSDKSLIVSGTRSTQCKVASYLNGLVSAYHKKEIVQGPYRVLWPLPSNANKNRVSAEFVDGLLQITIPKL, encoded by the exons ATGGAGAGTCAAATTGTTCGACGAAGAGTTAACATGATTACTGCTCATTTAACTGCACATGATGATATTTCCGCCTCCGCTACTCATCTCTTTCCTATG AGCTGTAGCAGTAGCTTGAATTCTGCTATTCCGAGGAGGTACGATAACAGAATGAACTATGCAAGACAAAGTTCGAGTTCTCAAGCTTGTTTCATGAGGACTAATTCAAGTGAACAG GGAAGCTGTACTGAATCCACCGCGGCTTTCAAGGCTAGTGATTATGCAAAGAAGAGTTCTCGCGCCTTTGAAGGACCAATGTTTTCTAGACCTGCAAATAATTGCAAACACAATGGAACTGTTGAAGAAGCGCCTAAATTTGCTAGGCCTCGTTTCCAattgaaagaaagaagaaatgaacttgAATCTAATG GGAGTGAATGGTCTCCTAAGATGGATGTTGCAGAATCTGGAAGCATGTACGTCGTATCTATAGAACTTCCCGGTGTcaatataaatgatataaagGTAGAAGTCAGCGACAAAAG CTTAATAGTTTCTGGAACTCGTTCAACTCAGTGTAAAGTGGCATCATACTTGAATGGCTTGGTATCAGCCTATCACAAAAAGGAGATTGTTCAGGGACCATACCGTGTTTTATGGCCTCTTCCAAGTAATGCTAATAAAAATCGCGTCTCAGCTGAGTTTGT GGACGGACTTTTACAGATTACAATCCCGAAACTTTGA